Proteins found in one Quercus robur chromosome 2, dhQueRobu3.1, whole genome shotgun sequence genomic segment:
- the LOC126712658 gene encoding mitotic spindle checkpoint protein BUBR1, with protein sequence MEEGQIQIERLDPETEFLLSKRQTGNEWELFKENVRPLKRGRKVHLLNEALKSHNDNQLKKSLLENRRRLIEAIDEHQGDDPLHPWLECIKWVQEAFPMGGDYSGLVVIYEQCVRTFWHSDRYKDDLRYLKVWLEYAENCSDAEIIYSFLEANEIGKTHAVYYISYASHLESKNKMKLANEIYNLGISRNAQPLEKLKDSYRKYFARSMRRPKPTDEDTVEKRLPGRSFGTVLSRGENRMQTTENSDLVKKNVRPDRAHATPLTIFKDISNVDRQPDTSKTDLNSWRTLGARAERNKENNAIPTKWTTYKVPQKPGSITGGITASSIEVFVDEECEEIHKRNNEGGDKSMLQLRHEDGRDLKKETELLRENPLRNFPPNSLPR encoded by the exons ATGGAGGAGGGTCAGATTCAGATAGAGAGGTTGGATCCAGAGACGGAGTTTCTTCTCTCAAAGAGACAGACTGGGAACGAGTGGGAACTTTTCAAAGAAAACGTGAGGCCCTTGAAGAGAGGCAGAAAGGTTCATCTCTTAAACGAAGCTCTCAAATCCCACAACGACAATCAACTCAAGAAATCTCTGCTTGAGAACCGaag GAGGTTGATTGAGGCTATCGATGAGCATCAAGGAGATGATCCTCTACACCCATGGCTCGA GTGTATTAAGTGGGTTCAAGAAGCATTTCCAATGGGAGGAGACTACTCTGGATTGGTTGTGATATATGAACAATGTGTGCGCACTTTTTGGCATTCAGACCGCTATAAGGATGATTTACGCTACCTGAAAGTGTGGTTGGAatat GCTGAAAATTGTAGTGATGCAGAAATCATATACAGTTTTCTAGAGGCAAATGAAATTGGGAAGACTCATGCTGTGTACTATATATCCTATGCTTCACACTTAGAATCCAAGAATAAGATGAAACTTGCCAACGAAATTTATAATCTTGGCATATCTAG gAATGCTCAACCACTCGAAAAATTGAAGGATTCTTATAGGAAGTATTTTGCTCGCTCAATGAGAAGACCAAAACCAACAGAT GAAGATACAGTGGAGAAGCGGTTACCAGGACGGAGTTTTGGAACTGTCCTCTCCAGAGGAGAAAATC GAATGCAGACCACTGAGAACTCTGATCTTGTCAAGAAAAATGTTAGGCCAGATAG GGCTCATGCAACTCCGCTCACTATTTTCAAAGATATAAGCAATGTGGATCGTCAGCCAGATACATCAAAGACAGACTTGAATTCTTGGCGCACTCTTGGAGCTCGTGCagagagaaataaagaaaataatgcaaTCCCTACCAAGTGGACAACATACAAG GTTCCTCAGAAACCTGGGTCTATAACAGGAGGAATAACTGCCAGTAGTATTGAGGTTTTTGTCGATGAAGAATGTGAAGA AATTCATAAGAGGAATAATGAGGGGGGTGATAAGTCGATGTTGCAACTTAGGCATGAGGATGGCCGAGACCTTAAAAA GGAAACGGAGCTACTGAGGGAGAATCCATTACGTAATTTCCCTCCAAACAGCCTTCCGAGATGA
- the LOC126712659 gene encoding calvin cycle protein CP12-3, chloroplastic-like produces the protein MACLVAGTGVVGCCPRTVRGGGGGSSLSPRSEALSFSKVSVLVRMGEAKKGLTVKAMAVAPKFIGTQRKEQQLAEMIEKKVIEAKEVCGEDGRSDECKVAWDEVEEISQAKADLRLRLEKQDPLEFFCQDNPETDECRLYED, from the coding sequence ATGGCGTGTTTAGTGGCAGGGACAGGGGTCGTAGGTTGTTGTCCTCGCACAGTacgaggaggaggaggaggctcGTCGTTGTCGCCGAGATCGGAGGCTTTGTCGTTTTCGAAGGTATCAGTACTGGTACGGATGGGTGAGGCTAAAAAGGGTTTGACGGTGAAGGCGATGGCGGTGGCGCCGAAATTCATAGGGACGCAGAGGAAAGAGCAGCAGCTGGCGGAGATGATAGAGAAGAAGGTGATAGAAGCGAAGGAGGTGTGCGGCGAGGACGGGAGATCGGACGAGTGCAAAGTGGCGTGGGACGAAGTGGAAGAGATTAGCCAAGCCAAAGCCGATCTGAGGCTCAGGTTGGAGAAACAAGATCCTCTCGAGTTCTTTTGCCAGGACAATCCTGAGACTGATGAGTGCAGACTCTACGAAGACTGA